A single genomic interval of Paralichthys olivaceus isolate ysfri-2021 chromosome 7, ASM2471397v2, whole genome shotgun sequence harbors:
- the LOC109624600 gene encoding shaker-related potassium channel tsha2-like, with product MTVVSQENHDETVVVTPLLQDAADLEPADQECSERVFINISGLRFETQLKTLSRFPATLLGDPRKRMRFFDPLRNEYFFDRNRPSFDAILYYYQSGGRLRRPVSVPVDIFLEEIKFYELEEEAVDLFREDEGLAREEDQTLPNNEFQRQLWLLFEYPESSGPARIIAIVSVMVILISIVIFCLETLPEFRDVPPQPDNSNTVNESAQGKATSPFTDPFFMVETLCIVWFSFEFTMRFLSCPSKAAFFKNLMNLIDVVAIAPYFITLGLDLAEHQGSSQQAASLAILRVIRLVRVFRIFKLSRHSKGLQILGQTLHASLRELGLLIFFLLIGVVLFSSSVYFAEAEDPDSGFSSIPDAFWWAVVTMTTVGYGDMCPSTIWGKFVGSLCAIAGVLTIALPVPVIVSNFNYFYHRENEEEENTQYVHVTCGQQQQPSFVECDSNKSIQSLSKPESFQESDDLDPPKYPKINPLETYTGKLTDV from the coding sequence ATGACTGTGGTGTCCCAGGAGAACCACGACGAGACTGTGGTCGTTACTCCTTTGTTGCAAGATGCTGCCGACTTGGAGCCGGCGGACCAGGAGTGCAGCGAGAGGGTGTTCATCAACATCTCAGGTCTGCGCTTCGAGACGCAGCTAAAGACCCTCTCCCGCTTCCCGGCCACGCTCCTGGGAGACCCGCGCAAGAGGATGCGCTTCTTCGACCCGCTGAGAAACGAGTACTTCTTTGACAGGAACAGGCCGAGCTTCGACGCCATCCTTTATTATTACCAGTCGGGCGGGCGGCTGCGGAGGCCCGTGAGCGTAcctgtggacattttcctggaGGAAATCAAGTTTTATGAACTCGAGGAAGAGGCCGTGGACCTTTTCCGAGAGGACGAGGGCTTGGCGAGGGAGGAGGACCAGACGCTGCCCAACAACGAGTTCCAGCGCCAGTTGTGGCTCCTCTTCGAGTATCCGGAGAGTTCAGGACCTGCACGGATAATTGCCATCGTGTCAGTTATGGTTATTTTAATATCCATTGTTATATTCTGCTTGGAGACACTACCCGAGTTCAGAGACGTCCCTCCGCAGCCGGACAACAGCAACACGGTGAATGAAAGCGCACAGGGTAAAGCGACCAGCCCATTCACAGACCCCTTTTTCATGGTTGAGACACTTTGCATCGTGTGGTTCTCTTTTGAATTCACCATGAGGTTCCTCTCGTGTCCCAGCAAAGCAGCTTTCTTTAAAAACCTCATGAACCTCATCGATGTCGTGGCCATAGCTCCGTACTTCATCACCCTGGGCCTGGATCTCGCAGAGCATCAGGGCAGCAGTCAACAGGCCGCGTCCCTGGCCATACTAAGGGTCATCCGTCTGGTCCGTGTTTTCAGGATTTTTAAACTCTCCCGGCACTCCAAGGGCCTCCAGATCCTCGGCCAGACGCTCCACGCCAGCCTCAGGGAGCTGGGGCTGCTCATATTCTTCCTTCTCATCGGTGTGGTCTTATTCTCCAGTTCAGTTTATTTTGCAGAGGCAGAAGACCCCGATTCTGGATTTTCCAGTATACCTGATGCGTTCTGGTGGGCTGTGGTGACAATGACCACGGTTGGTTATGGAGACATGTGTCCCTCCACCATTTGGGGGAAATTCGTTGGATCTTTGTGCGCAATCGCTGGAGTACTCACTATAGCTTTACCCGTCCCAGTCATAGTGTCCAATTTCAATTATTTCTATCACAGAGAaaacgaggaggaggaaaacactCAGTACGTGCACGTGACTTGTGGGCAACAGCAACAGCCCTCATTTGTTGAGTGTGATTCAAACAAAAGTATCCAGTCGCTCTCCAAACCTGAGTCCTTTCAGGAGAGCGACGACCTGGACCCTCCGAAATATCCAAAGATAAATCCACTTGAGACATACACAGGGAAACTGACAGATGTATAA